Proteins encoded in a region of the Triticum dicoccoides isolate Atlit2015 ecotype Zavitan chromosome 3A, WEW_v2.0, whole genome shotgun sequence genome:
- the LOC119266723 gene encoding E3 ubiquitin-protein ligase SINA-like 5, with product MGRGGKKPRVESPAADVTLDDDVQEVKEEDETGAMAVVAAGSAAAPRVEILVEFDKSLLDCPLCSLPLKPPVFLCPAKHAACGPCAANLASKCPACDGAYERDEGAYGYLLAVRVPCPNQAYGCGSSVVYCMAGDHRLVCPHAPCRCPETGCGFLGAPPALRVHLAERHAWPVTNIAYGSVLEVQMQPAEQGQRLLAAEDGEQLFLLVASERGVKVVRVTVAADEDGPSASWYRCKVWVHAPVDTDTGHMDVLMLDAKVESCAVPSEEAAFGAGGRYLPVPPDMPSDIRLRIDKQVKASRSPRSRA from the exons ATGGGTCGCGGCGGCAAGAAGCCCAGGGTGGAGTCGCCCGCCGCCGACGTCACTCTCGATGACGACGttcaggaggtcaaggaagaagacgaaACCGGAGCCATGGCGGTGGTGGCCGccggcagcgccgccgccccgcgagTGGAGATCCTCGTCGAGTTCGACAAGTCCCTGCTGGACTGCCCCCTCTGCTCCCTGCCCCTCAAGCCTCCCGTCTTCCTG TGCCCGGCGAAGCACGCGGCGTGCGGCCCCTGCGCCGCCAACCTGGCCAGCAAGTGTCCGGCGTGCGACGGCGCGTACGAGCGCGACGAGGGGGCGTACGGCTACCTCCTGGCGGTCAGGGTGCCCTGCCCCAACCAGGCGTACGGCTGCGGGAGCTCCGTGGTGTACTGCATGGCGGGCGACCACCGGCTGGTGTGCCCGCACGCGCCGTGCCGCTGCCCGGAGACCGGATGCGGCTTCCTCGGCGCGCCGCCCGCTCTCCGCGTCCACCTCGCCGAGCGCCACGCGTGGCCCGTGACAAACATCGCGTACGGCTCTGTGCTGGAGGTCCAGATGCAGCCCGCGGAGCAGGGGCAGCGGCTGCTGGCCGCGGAGGACGGGGAGCAGCTGTTCCTGCTCGTGGCGAGCGAGCGCGGCGTCAAGGTGGTGCGCGTCACCGTGGCCGCGGACGAGGACGGCCCATCGGCGTCATGGTACAGGTGCAAGGTGTGGGTGCACGCGCCCGTGGACACGGACACCGGCCACATGGACGTCCTCATGCTGGACGCCAAGGTGGAGAGCTGCGCGGTGCCCTCCGAGGAGGCGGCTTTCGGCGCCGGTGGCAGGTACCTGCCGGTGCCGCCTGACATGCCGTCTGACATCCGTCTCCGCATCGACAAGCAGGTCAAGGCGAGCAGGAGCCCCCGTTCCCGTGCCTGA